The genome window taaCTAAACATTTACCCACACccgcacacgtcaagtttttggtgctgtttccggggacacaaggattttgagaaagcttaaaattaacggcctaatcatttttatcttttctttttaagttttTCCTCCTTTTTTCTCCCAATTTTCTACTTTCTGCAGTaataacacggggccgtgtttgATCAACATGGGCTGTATCAAACCTACAGTATCTGGGAAGAGCTGATTTCTTGTTACTGGAACAGAGACACGGGGCTGTGTTACAggagcacggggtcgtgtcaaACTTACAGTATCTGGGAACTTGAAAACAGAGACTTTTTTCTGGACAACACGAGGTCGTGCCAACACCAGCACAGGGTCATGCTACTCTTCTAACCGggcttttttttgtttttgtttgcagAAAATCACATAATTCTGTATAATTCACAGGAGATACAGTCTGGTGCATGACCTCCACCTCCGACAAAGACATAGAAGTGCCACTTGACGAACCCGAGCGCTTTTCAAGAAAAAGATTTCAAGCTAAAAACCGACAAAAAACCTCGACCCAAGACCCCCTATGGCGGATCAACGCactctcatggattacctacggccTACGGTCGGTAATCTTGGAGCCGCTATTAACCCTCCTAATGTCGATGCCAATAACTTTGAGCTTCGACCACACTTAATCCAAATGCTCCAAAATTCCGCCACTTTTCATGGCCTATCCGATGAAGATCCCTATTTACATATTACCAACGTTTTGGGGAAAAGATATTTATCTTCGTACAAAATTTACACCAACGCGTAAAAAAAACTTGCATCAGTCAAAACTACCCactcgacaattttttttttacttttttttactgatgtgtttataatattttcatctacgtttgtgaaACAAAAATTGACCCAACTCGCACGGGAAGAAGGaattctcacggttctcacaactcgtggtggttctcatttgaaccgagcctatacacacacacacacacacatacacatatatataggggaccgctaaaatgaaaaccacctccagttgtaagaaccgcgagaaccactcttgACCAATCAGAATATGCCAACTTAAATGGTATATTGGTCATTTACCCCCAAGTGTCAAATCTTTCATCTCTCTCCTCTGTCTTTCTATAATTAAAGTTGCAGACAAAAACATTATCTCTCATCATCTCCTTATTATCATCTTCTctccaactctctctctctctctctctctcttacacACAAATCAAGCAAACAAAAAACAAATCAAGCACACAAAAAAGATCATTGATCAGTGGTGGGTACAAACCCCACCGGAAGACAACCAGCGACAACCCAAGAGACGGGACAGCCGGCGACCGGGTTCCTCCTGCGACACCTGAAGACTGCCGGCGACAACCCAAGAGACGAGACAGCCGGCCACCCTGTCGTGGTGGTCCGGCAATAGTGATGACGGATACAAGCACACCCACCCgattcgagagagagagagagagagagagacgcgTCGGAGGGGGGATACATCGACGGACGGCGGCATTGGTTCGCCGATCGGAGTAGCGGCGGAGGTGGGTCGAAGCTCCGGCAGCCCGTGTAAGTTCCTTTTTTTTTGAAGtccgatgatgatggtgatgatgttcAGACTCTCGGTCTTATTTTTCAGATTTAAGTTGcttttttttgaagttttttcaGATTTAAGTTGAAGATGATGCTCAGATTTAAGTTgctttttttgaagttttttcaGATTGAAGTCCGATGATGACGGTGATGATgctttttttgaagttttttcaGATCTTGTTTTTCAGATGAAGTTTTTCATGTTTGGGTTCAGGTTTGGTTGAAGATTTGTTCATATGTTGATCAGATTCAAGTACGTGTTTCAAGTGTTCGTTTCGTGTCAACGGCGATTTTGGTTCGGGTTAGTTTCAAGTCAGACTTCGGGTTTGGTTCGGTCAAAGCTGGTCAACGAGAGGTTGTCACAATACATGTAGGGCCTAAAGTAGGGTCGTTTCGGATCACGGGCCGATTTTATCGGGTCAAAACGTTGACTAGGCTCGGCGTTTTTATATATTGCGTTTATATTGTTGAAAATTGTTGAGTTTTTAAAAGATAACGACAACTTGAGTCGTCGgcttattccaaaaacagagcgtttttcgtaaaacgtaaatagtttaacataaaatgtaaaacgtaaaacgtaaaaagtttagcgtaaaacgtaaaaacgtaaaacgtaaaaagtaaaacgtaaaacgtaaaaagtttaacgtaaaacgtaaaacgcaaaaaggttaacgtaaaaacgtaaaacgtaaaaagtttaacgtaaaaggtaaaacgtaaaaagtttaacataaaatgtaaaacgtaaaaacgtaaaatgtaaaacgcaaaaaacgttaacgtaaaaacgtaaaaacgtaaaacgtaaaaagtttaacgtaaaatgtaaaacgtagaaagtttaacgtaaaacgtaaagtttttaacgtaaaacgtaaaaaagtttaacgtaaaacgcaaaaacgttaacgtaaaacgtaagaagtttaacgtaaaatgtaaaacgtagaaagtttaacgtaaaacgtaaagtttttaacgtaaaaattaaaatgtaaaaaggtaaacgtaaaaacataaaacgtaaaatgtaaaaagtataaaaaatcatttaaaaaattCTGAATTTaaatatgtttttaataaaaaaaatgtttaaaaaattaaactaatataataatacacaaaagtaataaaaaacaataaatacaaaaagacaaaataaagtAATTTTACCAAACTaaccttttggattaaaatattaaagacataataagacaaaacgtatttaatattaattttagtaacttttaatctcatccatccatcttgttgATCTAATGGCTAAaaagtggttctctcggttcttacaactggagttggttttcattttagcgctcccatatatatatatatatatatatatatatatatatatatatatatatagggagaagatcatgcgagaaccacctcttattgtgagaaccgcgagaaccaatgtgaacacaccaaaaatgcctaaaaatagctaaaaatcacataaaaaaaaattttttgatttttttaatattttttaggttaaaatcgctacttttcgaatcaaaaaaaaaaaaaaaatttttaatttttttttttttaaaaaaaaattttttttttttgcttcgaaaagtagcgattttaacctaaaaaatattaaaaaaatcaaaaaaaattttttagattttttttttgatttttttagatttttttagattttttttagatttttttaggttttttgggggtttagtttttagcattttagcttgggtgggggggggggggggggttaggtttttgggggtgggggaggggggtttaggtttttggggggggtggggggtgggggttaggttttttttagttttttttaggtttttttaggttttttttagcttgggggggggggggtttaggtttttttttgggggggggggggggggttaggtttttttttggggggggggggggtttaggtttttgggggggggggggtgggggttaggttttttttaggtttttttaggtttttttaggtttttttagcttggggggggttaggttttgggggggggggggttaggttttttttgggtgggggggggggtgggggtttaggtttttggggggggggggttgggggttaggtttttttaggttttttttaggttttttagctattttaggttgtgttcacattggttctcaaggttctcacaataagggtggttctcgcatgagctcctccctatatatatatatatatatatatatatatataggctggTTAACGTCCAATACCATTTTTATCGTGTGACACGTACGCAAACATCTCAACCGCACATTTGATGTAATATGTGTCTTCAATTGAATGCGATGACACAATAGTAATTAACTTTGCATAATTACGCACATTATAATACATAAGTATGCACGTTATTTACATAATTACGCATGGGTTGAGTTAAAccctaattacgcacgttatttgCATAATTATGTATGGGTTTGTTCAACtctaattacgcacgttatttgAATAATTATGCATATTATATTAATGGTCGTGTATCGTTACACGTTAAGAGTATTTCGTATTTAAACCTTTCagtgtatatgtatacataattAGATATGCGTGTGTGCATATTACTCTTTTTGTTTAACAGAAATAGATTATTTAATTGATATTCTATTTTTTCTATTATTAATAATTAGAAAGAAAAGTTAAAAACATCTTGTAGTACATTTTGTTGGTAcataaaattcatttttattttaataataaaaacacaaacatataatatggAAATATCCGTATAAAGCACGTTGTGATTATGTGTATTTGACCAATTACTAAAATAATTGCATATATTATTTGCCAACTTTTTGAAAACTACTTCAGAATGTTTATGACCCTTTACATAATCGTTTTATAGGCTGATGGTATCTTTAGAGTGGAATAAGGTTTTAAGGCTGATAGGTTTTGGGTTCGATTCTCATAAGGGGATTTTcttatatttattgggtttccttctgaattggtgtataggcattacgcctagtggagatggatataatCGAGTGATTTCGTTAGTAATACGATCATACtttagtggtccgtcagtgatttACAATTTCCATTAAAAAATTTTAATAGTGAGATTTCGTTTTTTATAATGCACAACTGTTAAAAGTTGATTGGTGAAAATGATCAAGCCCACTATGACTAAACATTAATTGACATGAAAATATAACATATATTCTTTTACAACTTTCTTAATGAATGACTATGTCGTTACTAAATATTAATTGACATGACAATATAAAATATATTCTTTTACAACTTTCTTAATGAAAATTTCGTTTTGTTTAAAACTAAAAACCCTTGTGCTACTACTAAAAATAATCTTTACTGATAAATAATTTCCAACTGATTGTTTGTATCTTGCATCTTGACGAGGAATCTATCATTTTGTGAAAATCCTTTGATTTTAGTGATCACCATAAAAATCTATATGTGATGCCGAAAACAAAGGATCTAGTAAGATTTCAGGACATCATAGATACTTGTCTCCTAAAATCCTAACTATtgaataataaaaatttgtatatATTAATTTGTGacaattaattttcttttttaaacatTGAGTATTAACCAAAAGGAAATGAGTCATCATACATAATGTCCATAGAAGACACGTAAAAACCGGAAAAGTTTTCAAAAGGTTGGCAACTAAAAAAACAACTGAACAAGGATTTGCCAAACCTTTTGCTATTGCTTGTAGATACAAAATCACTTTTATACATATTTTATGTGAAAGTTGGTTTCATTAACTAACACAAAACAAACCCGACATACTCAAACATATGAAACcgataaaaaaaatattatatgaaAAGTTTAATGGGGATCAATGGAATTTTCTTTGTAAAAGGCCACTTTtctttaaaagaaaaaaaaaaactcgagTTCTAGTTGGTTAGAAGAAAAATCGAACATCGGATATAAATTACATTCTATTTAGatacatgttaaaaaaaattaaaaaaaataaaaaaactatttGTAACCTAAAGAAATACGAGGGATGTTCCAGAACCAAATTTTCTATTACTTACATGTTTCTTTGATTATGATCTTGTTATGATCAAGGTTGTTCGAGTGATGAGTGATCGATGTAGTCAATACCGATGTTATGTGACACTAATAACTTTTTTTAAACTATCTTGTATTTGGTACTTATTTTTGTTATATATGTATCTGACTCCCGGGTGACATATGTTCACAACATAAAATTTTGGATTAACCAGTGATTATAATCGGCAATATGGGCATCAAGATACGCATTTAGAAATCATGTTTCGGGTAACAAATAATTTAATGAGTGTATATGTTGTCTTAAAAATGCTTGTTGCAAACTGAATAATCATAAGAAAGATTGCTGTTCTTATCAATAGGACAGTCAAAACACGCATCCAAAAATACCCATTAATTAAAAAACGTTAATTGGGTCCAAATTTGTTAGGTTTGCATGGTGAAATACTATACATAAAAAAAGACAACTTTGACAACTACATCATGCATCATGCATCATATCTCATTCCTCTTTATAAAGCCCTCAAACACCTCTCTTTTCTCATTGGTTCCAAACACCATCTCCTTTCTTAACACAACCTCCTTCCCTTtgtcaccaccaccactgccaccaacCGTCGCCAACCGCTACCAACCGCCAACATGCTTAAACATCCTAATCTTGTTATCAAGATTCTCCTAGCCCTCATATTAAGCTACACTTTTGACAAAAACAAAATCTCTTCTACAACATATCTTCCCAACCATGAAACCACCACTTATTTAATGAAAGAGTTAAAACTAGATGGTGAACTTAGTTTCCATAACATCCACCATGCATCAAAAGATTTTGGCAACCGATACAGCTTCCTCCCACGAGCCGTTCTATACCCTAAATCAGTTTCTGATATCTCAAATCTAGTAAACTATATATTCCAAATGGGACCAACATCCGAGTTAACCATTGCACCACGTGGTCACGGTCACTCACTCGAAGGTCAAGCCCAAGCTCATCAAGGGGTGGTCGTAAACATGGAATCACTCGCGAAATCTCAAGAAATGAAATTTCATGTTGATGGGAAGAACACGAATACACCTTTTGTTGATGTTTCGGGTGGTGAACTTTGGATTAATATTTTGCGCGAGAGTTTAAAATATGGGTTTGCCCCGAAATCTTGGACAGATTATCTTCATTTAACCGTTGGTGGTACTTTGTCTAATGCCGGGATTAGTGGTCAAGCTTTTCGACATGGACCTCAGATCAATAATGTCCACCAGTTACAAGTTGTTACAGGTACTTCCATAAAACATTATACTTATGTCAGTTGatttttcttattattttttagaaGATTTTGCTCAAAAGTTTGGAAAGATGTGGCAATTGGCAATGCCATGATGACAAACTAACAACATTGTCATATTTATATATTGTATACTTTATTTGGGGACCAATTAAAGAGAAAGTACAAGTATAGTTTTTGGAACAAATGACTGAATGAGTATTATTTGAAAAAGACTACTCTTGAAGGGTATGATGGTAAATTCAATAAAAATATCATtaataagtatttatttatttttgaactTATATTTTTTTAGGGACAGGAGAAGTAGTAACATGTACAAAAGAAATGAATTCTGATCTATATCATAGTGTTCTTGGAGGACTTGGGCAATTTGGGATCATTACGCGAGCTCATATTTCGCTTGAACCCGCCCCGGAAATGGTAAAAAGATTATAAATTTCAGTTTTTGATCTTAATATCAAATATGGGTTGTGTAAATCTTTGATCTGATCTCTTGATTTTGATAATCTTGACCAGGTCAAATGGATTAAAGTTCTTTACTTGGATTTTGCTACATTTACAAAGGATCAAGAACAACTAATATCATCCAACAATTCATTTGATTATGTTGAAGGGTTTGTTTTGATTAACAGAACCGGGCTCCTAAATAATTGGAGATCATCTTTTAAGAATAAAGATCCAGTTCGAGCTAGACGATTTGTTTCCGAAGGAAAAACCATTTTCTGCCTGGAAATCGCCAAGTATTATAAGCAGGAAGATGTTCATACCATTGATCAGGTGATTTTATAGAAATAT of Helianthus annuus cultivar XRQ/B chromosome 1, HanXRQr2.0-SUNRISE, whole genome shotgun sequence contains these proteins:
- the LOC110867135 gene encoding cytokinin dehydrogenase 6, coding for MLKHPNLVIKILLALILSYTFDKNKISSTTYLPNHETTTYLMKELKLDGELSFHNIHHASKDFGNRYSFLPRAVLYPKSVSDISNLVNYIFQMGPTSELTIAPRGHGHSLEGQAQAHQGVVVNMESLAKSQEMKFHVDGKNTNTPFVDVSGGELWINILRESLKYGFAPKSWTDYLHLTVGGTLSNAGISGQAFRHGPQINNVHQLQVVTGTGEVVTCTKEMNSDLYHSVLGGLGQFGIITRAHISLEPAPEMVKWIKVLYLDFATFTKDQEQLISSNNSFDYVEGFVLINRTGLLNNWRSSFKNKDPVRARRFVSEGKTIFCLEIAKYYKQEDVHTIDQKIESLLSKLNYNEFTLFISEVSYVDFLDRVHVSELKLQEKGLWDVPHPWLNLLVPKSKIHQFANEVFGKILTDTSNGPILIYPVDKSRWNTKTSMVTPKENVFYLVAFLSSAMPSSTGTDSLENILSQNKRILQVCETANLETKQYLPHYNTQEEWKKHFGSQWEVFVRRKFRYDPLAILTPGQRIFQKAINSL